From the genome of Drosophila melanogaster chromosome 2L, one region includes:
- the dimm gene encoding dimmed, isoform A encodes MDATQLTELMGSHDFMQLQHQLHHNNNNYNTDGHNGLSSESAEGSSRPVRRATRRTSQLSNNTYDLEMTDSSSQSDDTSGGGGSSNGGGSTTNTGHPSGCSLGGQGPSGRGRVQQASSGACPSTIAPNSTSSNSSNANGNASRRRKGALNAKERNMRRLESNERERMRMHSLNDAFQSLREVIPHVEMERRLSKIETLTLAKNYIINLTHIILSKRNEEAAALELNSGAVGGVLLSNLSSESGGPVASGIPANSNAATICFEDTLASGGAFDCAILAATDGSLLNAATVTTSPAMQSIQSQAIHLQTPMEQQQQQASHLPHHQQAMHGHGHLGASIQSQQQPSLVLNGTTSVGLGIGIGVGVGVGVGVCNNAPSFADINDNFDEPFREFL; translated from the exons ATGGATGCCACACAGCTAACGGAACTAATGGGCAGCCATGATTTTATGCAATTACAACATCAATTGCatcacaataacaacaattacaacacAGACGGACACAATGGACTGTCTTCAGAATCAGCGGAGGGAAGTTCTCGACCCGTCCGTCGTGCCACCAGACGAACTTCACAG CTAAGCAATAATACTTATGACCTGGAGATGACAGATTCCAGTTCGCAAAGCGATGACACAAGCGGCGgaggcggcagcagcaacgggGGTGGTAGCACCACAAACACTGGACATCCGTCCGGCTGCTCTCTGGGCGGTCAGGGGCCATCAGGCCGCGGACGGGTCCAGCAAGCTAGCTCAGGAGCCTGTCCATCTACCATTGCCCCGAACAGTACCAGCTCCAACTCCTCCAATGCAAACGGCAACGCCAGTAGGCGGCGGAAAGGCGCCCTGAACGCTAAGGAGCGGAATATGCGTCGCTTGGAGTCAAATGAACGAGAGCGAATGCGGATGCACAGCCTAAACGATGCATTTCAATCGCTTCGAGAGGTCATACCGCACGTGGAGATGGAGCGACGGCTGTCCAAGATTGAAACACTCACACTGGCCAAAAACTATATCATAAATCTGACGCACATAATACTCTCCAAGCGCAACGAGGAGGCGGCGGCCTTGGAGCTGAACTCGGGGGCCGTTGGTGGGGTGCTGCTCTCAAATCTTTCCTCCGAAAGTGGAGGACCGGTAGCGAGTGGTATTCCTGCAAATTCCAATGCCGCGACGATATGCTTTGAGGATACCCTGGCCAGCGGAGGTGCCTTTGACTGCGCCATTTTGGCAGCCACCGACGGCAGCCTACTGAACGCTGCCACAGTGACAACCAGCCCCGCGATGCAGAGCATCCAATCACAAGCCATACACTTGCAGACACcgatggagcagcagcaacagcaagccAGCCATCTTCCGCACCATCAGCAGGCGATGCATGGCCATGGCCATCTAGGGGCCAGCATTcaatcgcagcagcagcctaGCCTTGTACTAAATGGCACTACATCGGTGGGCCTGGGAATTGGAATAGGGGTTGGTGTCGGAGTGGGAGTTGGGGTGTGCAACAATGCGCCAAGCTTTGCTGATATCAATGATAATTTCGACGAGCCCTTTCGAGAGTTTCTGTAA